Part of the Deltaproteobacteria bacterium genome is shown below.
TGCAACGCCTGCATTTGATCCTTTCGGATTGGGAGCGGCGGCCCGCGCAACGCCTGCATTTGATCCTTTCGGATTGGGAGCGGCGGCCCGCGCCACGCCCGCATTTAACCCTTTCGGATTGGGAGCGGCGGCCCGCGCCACGCCTACGACAGCGGAAGAAACAGCCAGCGCTAAAAGCTCTTGTTGCAGTGGTTTGCAGGTAGAGGATGAAGAGGGAAATCCTACAACCTGGAAGCCGGGTGATGTACTGGTTCCACTGCTAAAAACCAGAACAATCGAGGTTCCGGTTCTGGTTTATCGAAAAGTGAAGAAAGAAGATGCAGGAAAGTTTCCTGCAGAAGACATCGGCGGGACAGGTAAGCGTAAAAAATAAAAGCAGGATCAAAAAACAGGCTCAACAATCCGCTCTCTTGTCACAAGGGATATGTTCATTTATAATGGAAAAATATTCATCTTCACCGAGTTTAAGGTAAATCTATAATAAGATGACGACATTTTCCAACATATCCTTTTACCGAAAAGTCCCTTACTTTGAGAGCTTCAGCGGAAATATGAGGAGCAAGGAAGGTTGAAAGCCGATCTTGTAATCCTCATCTGTTCCAGCGCGGAGTGGCGGATTGTATTGGAATTCTTCCCACAAACCGAGTTGGAAAAGTCACCTTTTGGCGAATTCTTCAAATATGAATTAAAGGCTCGTCCTGTGGTTTTTCTTCATAGCGGTTATGGAAAAATTGCAGCGGCAGCTTCTACTCAGTATATCATTGATCATTTTAAGCCGAAATTACTCGTTAATCTCGGCACCTGTGGCGGCTTTGAGGGAAAAGTTGAGTTGGGGCAGATCCTTCTGGCCCAACGGACCGTTGTCTATGATATTTTAGAGCGAATGCTCGATGCCGATGCGGCTATTGCAGAACATTCCAGCCAACTGGATTTGACCTTTATTGAAGCGCCCTTTCCCCTTACTGTCCACCTTGCTACACTTGCTTCAGCCGATCGCGACCTTGTTCCCGGAGAGATAGCCGACCTGAAAACCAGGTACAAGGCTGTTGCAGGAGACTGGGAATCCGGGGCCATTGCTTATGTGGCATCAAGAAACGGAGTGCCGTGCCTGATTTTACGGGGCGTAACGGATATCACCGGTCCCAACAAAGGAGAAACTGATGGAAATTTTGAGCTTTTTGCCGAGCGGACAAAACCTATTATGAGGCGTCTTTTAAATTCACTTAACAGTTGGATTGAACAAGTAAAAATATTATTTTAAGTTGAGTCGGATTCTTCGATTAAATGAGGCGAATATTGGGTATAGTGAATCACCGCCGGCTTGATTTTGTTAACCGCTCAAAGTGGTATATTGAAAATAATTTTGACCACCTAAAGGTGGT
Proteins encoded:
- a CDS encoding 5'-methylthioadenosine/S-adenosylhomocysteine nucleosidase, translated to MKADLVILICSSAEWRIVLEFFPQTELEKSPFGEFFKYELKARPVVFLHSGYGKIAAAASTQYIIDHFKPKLLVNLGTCGGFEGKVELGQILLAQRTVVYDILERMLDADAAIAEHSSQLDLTFIEAPFPLTVHLATLASADRDLVPGEIADLKTRYKAVAGDWESGAIAYVASRNGVPCLILRGVTDITGPNKGETDGNFELFAERTKPIMRRLLNSLNSWIEQVKILF